The Nocardioides salarius genome includes a region encoding these proteins:
- a CDS encoding polyprenol monophosphomannose synthase, which produces MSRAETGARVVMVVPTYDEAENLAWVVERLHAAQPGVDVLVVDDNSPDGTGRVADDLAAADPRVSVLHRTAKGGLGAAYRAGFDVALEAGYEVVGEMDADGSHQPEQLQRLLDALDDPRSPADLVIGSRWVPGGSVVNWPRRREALSRGGNLYVRLLLGVRVRDATAGYRLFRRSTLERIDLASVRSTGYVFQTDLVVRALRAGLVVREVPIEFVERVRGDSKMSGAVAVESLKRITAWGLAERREQAARLVRGAR; this is translated from the coding sequence GTGAGCCGCGCCGAGACCGGCGCCCGGGTCGTGATGGTGGTGCCGACCTACGACGAGGCCGAGAACCTGGCCTGGGTGGTGGAGCGGCTGCACGCCGCCCAGCCCGGCGTCGACGTGCTCGTGGTCGACGACAACTCGCCCGACGGCACGGGCCGGGTCGCCGACGACCTGGCCGCCGCCGACCCGCGCGTCAGCGTGCTGCACCGCACCGCCAAGGGCGGCCTGGGCGCGGCCTACCGCGCCGGCTTCGACGTCGCGCTCGAGGCGGGCTACGAGGTCGTCGGCGAGATGGACGCCGACGGCTCCCACCAGCCCGAGCAGCTGCAGCGCCTCCTCGACGCGCTCGACGACCCCCGTTCGCCCGCCGACCTGGTGATCGGCTCGCGCTGGGTGCCCGGTGGGTCGGTCGTCAACTGGCCGCGCCGCCGCGAGGCGCTCTCGCGCGGCGGCAACCTCTACGTCCGCCTGCTGCTCGGCGTCCGGGTGCGCGACGCCACGGCCGGCTACCGGCTCTTCCGCCGCTCCACGCTCGAGCGGATCGACCTCGCCTCGGTGCGCTCGACCGGCTACGTCTTCCAGACCGACCTGGTGGTGCGTGCCCTGCGCGCCGGCCTCGTCGTGCGCGAGGTCCCGATCGAGTTCGTGGAGCGGGTGCGCGGCGACTCCAAGATGAGCGGGGCGGTCGCGGTGGAGTCGTTGAAGCGGATCACCGCGTGGGGCCTGGCCGAGCGCCGCGAGCAGGCCGCCCGACTGGTGCGAGGAGCGCGATGA
- a CDS encoding FxsA family protein: MSRRRGRLGWVLLVLFVALPLLELYMVIQVGQVIGAAWTILLLVLDSVVGAVVVRREGARAWRALRDTLARGGVPAKELADGALVLVGGTLLLTPGFVTDAFGLLLVLPFSRPLFRGLLTRALATRLVPVTFGGWPGAPGATSGPADAGRPGPGTGPVVRGDVVEDPEDPSGPSA, from the coding sequence ATGAGCCGCCGCCGTGGCCGGCTGGGCTGGGTGCTGCTGGTGCTGTTCGTGGCACTGCCGCTGCTCGAGCTCTACATGGTCATCCAGGTGGGCCAGGTCATCGGCGCGGCCTGGACCATCCTGCTGCTGGTGCTCGACAGCGTCGTCGGCGCCGTCGTCGTACGCCGTGAGGGCGCGCGGGCGTGGCGGGCGCTGCGCGACACGTTGGCGCGCGGGGGAGTGCCGGCCAAGGAGCTCGCCGACGGCGCCCTGGTGCTGGTCGGCGGCACCCTGCTGCTGACCCCGGGCTTCGTCACCGACGCCTTCGGGCTGCTGCTGGTGCTGCCGTTCTCGCGCCCGCTCTTCCGCGGCCTGCTGACCCGGGCGCTGGCGACCAGGCTGGTGCCGGTGACGTTCGGGGGCTGGCCGGGCGCACCGGGGGCGACGAGCGGCCCCGCAGACGCAGGACGCCCCGGACCGGGCACGGGGCCGGTGGTCCGGGGCGACGTGGTGGAGGATCCTGAGGACCCCTCCGGGCCGAGCGCCTAG
- a CDS encoding RNA polymerase-binding protein RbpA translates to MAERTLRGARLGGQSFEDERGIEFAARQQVGYRCPQAHEFEITMSVEAEVPAVWECPRCGAEAESTSGIERQVKAEKPVRTHWDMLLERRSEKELEEILKERLDLLRGGQIGPAHLHKANAKRRQAKA, encoded by the coding sequence ATGGCAGAGCGCACGCTACGAGGGGCACGGCTCGGAGGCCAGAGCTTCGAGGACGAGCGGGGCATCGAGTTCGCCGCGCGCCAGCAGGTGGGCTACCGCTGCCCGCAGGCGCACGAGTTCGAGATCACCATGTCGGTGGAGGCCGAGGTCCCCGCGGTGTGGGAGTGCCCGCGCTGCGGCGCCGAGGCCGAGAGCACCTCGGGCATCGAGCGCCAGGTGAAGGCCGAGAAGCCGGTCCGCACCCACTGGGACATGCTGCTCGAGCGCCGCTCGGAGAAGGAGCTCGAGGAGATCCTCAAGGAGCGCCTCGACCTGCTGCGCGGCGGCCAGATCGGCCCCGCCCACCTGCACAAGGCGAACGCCAAGCGCCGCCAGGCCAAGGCCTGA
- a CDS encoding MFS transporter, whose product MSRATSTDPAGPATARSRFGWPVYAWGLWDWGSAAFNAVITTFVFSVYITSDDFGPNADTNLGWALAGAGLLVALFAPITGQRADRSGRRGFWLAVNTMLVVAVSAALFLVQPSEEYLWLGLVLLASGNIFFEFASVNYNAMLNEISTPTTIGRVSGLGWGLGYIGGIVLLLAVYFGLISPDVGIFGITGENGMDVRVTMLVCAVWTLVFSLPVLVTLRDDKALRTPRGPRVGIVDSYRHLIAMVADLWHTDRNTVRFLLASAVFRDGLAGVFTFGGVLAAGTFGFSAGGVIIFGVAANVVAGLATIGFGVLDDRIGPKRVIVFSLVCMIGAGLAVFALNAGGSTVFWTFGLMLAVFVGPAQSASRTFLARLIPEGHEGQVFGLYATTGRAVSFLAPAAWSLSIALGAAVTGVADKDDAQYWGILGVLVVLVAGLLLLLPVRSGVRDDSALVTHA is encoded by the coding sequence ATGAGCCGCGCAACGAGCACTGACCCGGCCGGCCCGGCCACCGCACGCAGCCGCTTCGGCTGGCCCGTCTACGCGTGGGGGCTGTGGGACTGGGGGTCGGCGGCCTTCAACGCCGTCATCACGACCTTCGTGTTCAGCGTCTACATCACCTCCGACGACTTCGGCCCCAATGCGGACACCAACCTGGGGTGGGCCCTGGCCGGGGCCGGGCTGCTGGTGGCGCTCTTCGCGCCGATCACCGGCCAGCGCGCCGACCGGTCGGGGCGCCGCGGCTTCTGGCTGGCGGTCAACACGATGCTGGTCGTGGCGGTCTCGGCAGCGTTGTTCCTGGTGCAGCCGTCCGAGGAGTACCTCTGGCTCGGCCTGGTGCTGCTGGCCAGCGGCAACATCTTCTTCGAGTTCGCCTCGGTCAACTACAACGCGATGCTCAACGAGATCTCCACGCCCACCACGATCGGACGCGTCTCGGGGCTCGGCTGGGGCCTGGGCTACATCGGCGGCATCGTGCTGCTGCTGGCCGTCTACTTCGGGCTGATCAGCCCCGACGTCGGGATCTTCGGGATCACCGGCGAGAACGGCATGGACGTGCGCGTCACCATGCTCGTCTGCGCGGTCTGGACCCTGGTCTTCTCGCTGCCGGTGCTGGTGACGCTGCGCGACGACAAGGCGCTGCGCACCCCGCGGGGCCCGCGGGTGGGCATCGTCGACTCCTACCGCCACCTGATCGCCATGGTGGCCGACCTGTGGCACACCGACCGCAACACGGTGCGCTTCCTGCTGGCCTCGGCGGTCTTCCGCGACGGCCTGGCCGGCGTGTTCACCTTCGGGGGCGTGCTCGCCGCGGGGACATTCGGCTTCAGCGCCGGCGGCGTGATCATCTTCGGCGTGGCGGCCAACGTCGTGGCCGGGCTGGCGACCATCGGCTTCGGGGTGCTCGACGACCGGATCGGCCCCAAGCGCGTCATCGTCTTCTCGCTGGTGTGCATGATCGGTGCCGGCCTGGCGGTCTTCGCCCTCAACGCCGGCGGCAGCACCGTCTTCTGGACCTTCGGGCTGATGCTGGCGGTCTTCGTGGGCCCGGCCCAGAGCGCCTCGCGCACCTTCCTGGCCCGGCTGATCCCCGAGGGCCACGAGGGCCAGGTCTTCGGCCTGTACGCCACCACCGGCCGCGCCGTGAGCTTCCTGGCCCCGGCCGCCTGGTCCCTCTCGATCGCGCTCGGCGCGGCGGTGACCGGGGTCGCCGACAAGGACGACGCGCAGTACTGGGGCATCCTGGGGGTGCTGGTGGTGCTGGTGGCGGGCCTGCTCCTGCTGCTGCCGGTGCGCTCGGGCGTGCGCGACGACTCGGCCCTGGTCACGCACGCGTAG
- a CDS encoding glycerophosphodiester phosphodiesterase produces the protein MTSPATSPTTGHPYLDRVLDRPGTVLALAHRGGAFHPEIEGLENTVAAFEHAVALGYGYLETDVHLTRDGVLLAFHDSVLDRVTDRSGAILDLTLAQVREASVGGREQVPTLAELFERFPHARFNIDIKSEGAVAALADFVSAHDAWERVLVGSFSPGRLATFRRLTGGRVPTSAHPWEVLAFRLLPSARLARALTGGRVAALQVPHRRRLPLAGGRSVRVVTPGLVRRAHAAGAHVHVWTIDEPQEMRHLLELGVDGLFTDRTDVLRDVLRARGQWEEARDEPRNEH, from the coding sequence GTGACCTCCCCGGCGACCTCCCCCACGACGGGTCATCCCTACCTCGACCGGGTGCTCGACCGCCCGGGCACCGTGCTGGCGCTCGCGCACCGCGGGGGTGCCTTCCACCCCGAGATCGAGGGGCTGGAGAACACCGTCGCGGCCTTCGAGCACGCCGTCGCGCTGGGCTACGGCTACCTCGAGACCGACGTCCACCTCACCCGCGACGGCGTGCTGCTGGCCTTCCACGACAGCGTGCTCGACCGGGTCACCGACCGCAGCGGCGCGATCCTCGACCTGACCCTGGCCCAGGTGCGCGAGGCCAGCGTCGGGGGGCGCGAGCAGGTGCCGACCCTGGCCGAGCTCTTCGAGCGCTTCCCGCACGCGCGGTTCAACATCGACATCAAGTCCGAGGGCGCCGTGGCGGCGCTGGCCGACTTCGTCTCGGCCCACGACGCCTGGGAGCGGGTGCTGGTCGGCTCCTTCTCGCCCGGGCGGCTGGCGACGTTCCGCAGGCTGACCGGGGGCCGGGTCCCGACCTCCGCGCACCCGTGGGAGGTGCTGGCCTTCCGGCTGCTGCCCAGCGCGCGGCTGGCCCGCGCGCTGACCGGGGGCAGGGTCGCGGCCCTGCAGGTGCCGCACCGGCGCCGGCTGCCGCTGGCCGGCGGGCGCTCGGTGCGGGTGGTCACGCCCGGCCTCGTGCGCCGGGCGCACGCCGCCGGCGCGCACGTCCACGTCTGGACGATCGACGAGCCCCAGGAGATGCGCCACCTCCTCGAGCTGGGTGTGGACGGTCTGTTCACCGACCGCACCGACGTACTCCGCGACGTGCTCCGCGCGCGCGGTCAATGGGAGGAAGCACGCGATGAGCCGCGCAACGAGCACTGA
- a CDS encoding helix-turn-helix domain-containing protein, with product MSDDVRSSDGYKGRIGNLIRDARKHRGLTQHQLAELLATSQSAINRIEKGHQNLSLEMLARIGAALDSEIVALGAGPTHLRIQGPTTLSGSIEVKTSKNAGVALLCASLLNRGRTTLRKVARIEEVNRLLEVLGSLGVQTRWLNEDNDLEIIPPKTLRLDAIDEAAARRTRSVIMFLGPLLHRAETFDLPYAGGCNLGERTVEPHMSALRPFGLEVKATEGSYHASVDRAVEPVRPIVLTERGDTVTENALMAAALHPGTTVIRNASSNYMVQDLCFYLQRLGVQVEGVGSTTLTVTGRTEIDVDIDYAPSEDPIEAMSLLAAGIVTGSTITIQRVPIEFLEIELATLEEMGFGYDRSEEYVARNGQTRLVDITTRPSVLKAPLDKIHPMPFPGLNIDNLPFFAVIAAVATGQTLLHDWVYENRAIYLTELTKLGAQVKLLDPHRVMIEGPTHFSGTEIVCPPALRPAVVILLAMLASKGTSVLRSTYVIHRGYEDLAERLNELGANIETFRDI from the coding sequence ATGAGTGACGACGTACGCAGCAGCGACGGCTACAAGGGCCGCATCGGCAACCTCATCCGCGACGCCCGCAAGCACCGCGGCCTGACCCAGCACCAGCTCGCCGAGCTCCTCGCGACCAGCCAGAGCGCGATCAACCGGATCGAGAAGGGCCACCAGAACCTCTCGCTCGAGATGCTCGCCCGCATCGGCGCGGCCCTCGACTCCGAGATCGTCGCCCTCGGCGCCGGTCCCACGCACCTGCGGATCCAGGGCCCGACGACGCTGTCGGGCTCGATCGAGGTCAAGACCTCCAAGAACGCCGGCGTCGCGCTGCTGTGCGCCTCGCTGCTCAACCGCGGTCGCACCACCCTGCGCAAGGTCGCGCGCATCGAGGAGGTCAACCGCCTGCTCGAGGTGCTGGGCAGCCTCGGCGTGCAGACGCGCTGGCTCAACGAGGACAACGACCTCGAGATCATCCCGCCCAAGACCCTGCGCCTCGACGCCATCGACGAGGCCGCCGCCCGGCGCACCCGCTCGGTGATCATGTTCCTGGGCCCGCTGCTGCACCGCGCCGAGACCTTCGACCTGCCCTACGCCGGCGGCTGCAACCTCGGCGAGCGCACCGTCGAGCCGCACATGTCGGCGCTGCGCCCCTTCGGCCTCGAGGTCAAGGCGACCGAGGGCAGCTACCACGCCAGCGTCGACCGCGCCGTCGAGCCGGTCCGCCCGATCGTGCTGACAGAGCGCGGCGACACCGTCACCGAGAACGCCCTGATGGCCGCGGCGCTGCACCCCGGCACCACCGTGATCCGCAACGCCTCGTCCAACTACATGGTCCAGGACCTCTGCTTCTACCTGCAGCGCCTCGGCGTGCAGGTCGAGGGCGTCGGCTCGACGACCCTGACCGTCACCGGGCGCACCGAGATCGACGTCGACATCGACTACGCCCCCTCCGAGGACCCGATCGAGGCGATGTCGCTGCTCGCGGCCGGCATCGTGACCGGCTCGACCATCACCATCCAGCGGGTGCCGATCGAGTTCCTCGAGATCGAGCTGGCGACGCTGGAGGAGATGGGCTTCGGCTACGACCGCTCCGAGGAGTACGTCGCGCGCAACGGCCAGACCCGCCTGGTCGACATCACCACGCGGCCCTCGGTGCTCAAGGCCCCGCTCGACAAGATCCACCCGATGCCCTTCCCCGGCCTCAACATCGACAACCTGCCGTTCTTCGCGGTGATCGCGGCGGTGGCCACCGGCCAGACGCTGCTGCACGACTGGGTCTACGAGAACCGGGCCATCTACCTCACCGAGCTGACCAAGCTCGGGGCGCAGGTCAAGCTCCTCGACCCGCACCGGGTGATGATCGAGGGTCCCACGCACTTCTCCGGCACCGAGATCGTCTGCCCGCCGGCGCTGCGCCCGGCCGTGGTGATCCTGCTGGCGATGCTGGCCTCGAAGGGCACCAGCGTGCTGCGCTCGACCTACGTCATCCACCGCGGCTACGAGGACCTCGCCGAGCGTCTCAACGAGCTCGGGGCCAACATCGAGACCTTCCGCGACATCTGA
- a CDS encoding zinc-dependent alcohol dehydrogenase family protein — MRATTIHAARDIRFSNDVPDPTIQLPTDAVVRVTSACICGSDLWPYRGENDITAGDTIGHECIGVVEAVGADVREVRVGDFVVVPFDHCDNTCAHCRAGMQSACVNLGMTSSGQGELARVAQADGSLVVVPDVGEQGPDKALVPHLMALSDVMPTGWHAAVAAQVRAGGTTVVVGDGAVGLCGVLAAAQMGSEKVVLMSRHEPRQEIGRAFGATHVVAERGKEGAAAIKEITAGIGADAVLECVGTDQAMGTAFAVARPGATVGFVGVPHGVELPVRRMFQKNVGLAGGMAPVRQYLPHLLGLVLDGTIQPGKVFDATLPMDQVAEGYKMMDERRAIKVLLEP, encoded by the coding sequence ATGCGAGCCACCACCATCCACGCCGCCCGTGACATCCGCTTCTCGAACGACGTCCCCGACCCCACGATCCAGCTGCCGACCGACGCGGTCGTGCGGGTGACCAGCGCCTGCATCTGCGGCTCCGACCTGTGGCCCTACCGCGGCGAGAACGACATCACCGCCGGCGACACGATCGGCCACGAATGCATCGGCGTCGTCGAGGCCGTCGGGGCCGACGTGCGCGAGGTCAGGGTCGGCGACTTCGTCGTCGTGCCCTTCGACCACTGCGACAACACCTGCGCCCACTGCCGCGCCGGCATGCAGTCGGCCTGCGTCAACCTCGGCATGACCAGCAGCGGCCAGGGCGAGCTCGCCCGCGTCGCCCAGGCCGACGGCAGCCTGGTCGTCGTGCCCGACGTCGGCGAGCAGGGCCCCGACAAGGCGCTCGTGCCGCACCTGATGGCCCTCTCCGACGTGATGCCGACCGGGTGGCACGCGGCCGTGGCCGCCCAGGTGCGCGCGGGCGGCACCACCGTGGTCGTCGGCGACGGCGCGGTCGGCCTGTGCGGCGTGCTCGCCGCGGCCCAGATGGGCTCCGAGAAGGTCGTGCTGATGTCGCGCCACGAGCCGCGCCAGGAGATCGGTCGCGCCTTCGGCGCCACCCACGTGGTGGCCGAGCGCGGCAAGGAGGGCGCCGCGGCCATCAAGGAGATCACCGCCGGCATCGGCGCCGACGCCGTGCTCGAGTGCGTGGGCACCGACCAGGCGATGGGCACCGCGTTCGCGGTCGCCCGTCCCGGCGCGACCGTCGGCTTCGTCGGGGTGCCGCACGGGGTCGAGCTGCCCGTGCGCCGGATGTTCCAGAAGAACGTCGGCCTCGCCGGCGGCATGGCCCCCGTGCGCCAGTACCTCCCGCACCTGCTGGGCCTGGTCCTCGACGGCACCATCCAGCCGGGCAAGGTCTTCGACGCCACGCTGCCGATGGACCAGGTCGCCGAGGGCTACAAGATGATGGACGAGCGCCGCGCGATCAAGGTGCTCCTCGAGCCGTGA
- a CDS encoding alkaline phosphatase D family protein: MSLVLGPLLRHVDADSATVWVETASAAAVVVRAGPASGSARTFAVHGHHYALVEVTGLEPGSATAYVVEVDGEQVWPEPGSAHPPSRIHTLQPGRALRLAYGSCRVSAPHDEATHARFGVDALRTYGLHLADGHEAAPDLLLLLGDQVYADETSEAMRAFISARRDPDSPPGWELRDYEEYAEIYRLAWSDPATRWLLSTVPSAMIFDDHDIRDDWNISASWRRDMWATDWWRNRIVGGLGAYWVHQHLGNLGAASRAEDPLWQQVVAHEGPDELDLSAALDELVERADKQPTTFRWSFARQVDDQVRLVVVDSRAARVFEDERRSMVDDEEMDWLDRQLRGDVDHLLIATSLPFLLSPGLHHVEAAVEVVNGGLLGRHGRRVGEWLRRALDIEHWAAFQEGFVQVGSMVRDVAAGRRGRAPATITFLSGDVHHSYLVEAEPAPDGPDLQGPGTGAASRILQAVCSPMRNPLPRAVRAGVRVAARGRARPTGRMLGRRVPPSPLHWRMTHGPWFENLLATLEAGPEGLRLTWSTGVVVDGDHERPQWQQVARVDV; encoded by the coding sequence GTGAGCCTCGTGCTCGGCCCGCTGCTGCGGCACGTCGACGCCGACTCGGCCACCGTGTGGGTCGAGACGGCGTCGGCGGCTGCGGTGGTGGTCCGGGCCGGGCCTGCCTCGGGCAGCGCGCGCACCTTCGCGGTGCACGGGCACCACTACGCGCTCGTCGAGGTCACCGGGCTCGAGCCCGGCAGCGCGACGGCGTACGTCGTCGAGGTCGACGGCGAGCAGGTCTGGCCCGAGCCGGGGTCGGCCCACCCGCCCTCACGGATCCACACCCTGCAGCCCGGGCGTGCGCTGCGGCTGGCCTACGGCTCGTGCCGGGTCAGCGCCCCGCACGACGAGGCGACCCACGCCCGCTTCGGGGTCGACGCGCTGCGCACCTACGGGCTGCACCTGGCCGACGGCCACGAGGCGGCGCCCGACCTGCTCCTGCTGCTCGGCGACCAGGTCTACGCCGACGAGACCAGCGAGGCGATGCGCGCCTTCATCAGCGCCCGTCGCGACCCCGACAGCCCGCCGGGCTGGGAGCTGCGCGACTACGAGGAGTACGCCGAGATCTACCGGCTGGCCTGGAGCGACCCGGCGACGCGGTGGCTGCTCTCGACGGTGCCCAGCGCGATGATCTTCGACGACCACGACATCCGCGACGACTGGAACATCAGCGCCAGCTGGCGGCGCGACATGTGGGCCACCGACTGGTGGCGCAACCGGATCGTCGGTGGCCTCGGCGCCTACTGGGTGCACCAGCACCTGGGCAACCTCGGCGCGGCCTCCCGCGCCGAGGACCCGCTGTGGCAACAGGTCGTGGCCCACGAGGGCCCGGACGAGCTCGACCTCAGCGCGGCGCTCGACGAGCTGGTCGAGCGCGCCGACAAGCAGCCCACGACCTTCCGGTGGAGCTTCGCGCGCCAGGTCGACGACCAGGTCCGGCTGGTGGTCGTCGACTCGCGCGCCGCGCGGGTCTTCGAGGACGAGCGCCGCTCGATGGTCGACGACGAGGAGATGGACTGGCTCGACCGGCAGCTGCGCGGCGACGTCGACCACCTGCTGATCGCCACCTCGCTGCCCTTCCTGCTCTCCCCGGGGCTGCACCACGTCGAGGCGGCCGTCGAGGTGGTCAACGGCGGCCTCCTGGGCCGGCACGGCAGGCGTGTGGGGGAGTGGCTGCGCCGGGCGCTCGACATCGAGCACTGGGCCGCCTTCCAGGAGGGCTTCGTCCAGGTCGGCTCCATGGTGCGCGACGTCGCGGCCGGGCGACGCGGGCGCGCACCGGCCACGATCACCTTCCTCTCCGGCGACGTGCACCACAGCTACCTCGTGGAGGCGGAGCCGGCCCCCGACGGGCCGGACCTGCAGGGGCCGGGCACCGGGGCGGCCAGCCGGATCCTCCAGGCGGTCTGCTCACCGATGCGCAACCCGCTGCCGCGCGCGGTCCGGGCCGGGGTGCGGGTGGCGGCCAGGGGCCGGGCCCGTCCGACCGGGCGGATGCTCGGGCGCCGGGTCCCGCCCTCGCCGCTGCACTGGCGGATGACACACGGGCCGTGGTTCGAGAACCTCCTGGCCACCCTCGAGGCCGGCCCCGAGGGCCTGCGGCTGACCTGGTCGACCGGAGTGGTCGTCGACGGCGACCACGAGCGGCCGCAGTGGCAGCAGGTGGCGCGCGTCGACGTCTAG
- a CDS encoding YeiH family protein — translation MTLLRATAPSPRPLQHQARPGRVTAYGPPLVTAAVCVLISRWVPLLGPLLLALLVGAVVANSRLAGHRALRDHARVTRALLRVGVVALGLRLPLSDIAGIGFGGVLVVVVTVTTTYTVTRLVGSRTGLPPGFVTLLAAGSSICGAAAIAAVSDAVRARERDVAHAVALVTLQGTALIVLLPWAAQRLGLSGEQSATWVGASIHEVAQVAAAASVVGGGAIAVAMTVKLGRVTLLAPTYLVAGRGSGPSTGPSTGPASGRPPLLPWFLVGFVVMLALRSSGWLPGAVVGAAEPGSTLLLAAGMVGLGLGLRVRDLWPLPLPALALASLSTVVAAGTSLVLVLVLV, via the coding sequence GTGACCCTCCTCCGCGCCACCGCTCCGTCGCCCCGGCCGCTCCAGCACCAGGCCCGGCCAGGTCGTGTGACGGCCTACGGGCCACCGTTGGTCACCGCGGCGGTCTGCGTGCTGATCAGCCGGTGGGTCCCGCTGCTGGGGCCGCTGCTGCTGGCGCTCCTGGTCGGCGCGGTGGTCGCCAACAGCCGGCTGGCCGGGCACCGGGCGCTCCGGGACCATGCCCGGGTCACGCGGGCGCTGCTGAGGGTCGGGGTGGTGGCGCTGGGCCTGCGGCTCCCGCTGAGCGACATCGCCGGGATCGGGTTCGGCGGCGTGCTGGTCGTGGTGGTGACCGTGACGACGACCTACACCGTGACCCGTCTGGTGGGGAGCAGGACGGGGCTGCCCCCCGGGTTCGTGACCCTGCTGGCGGCGGGGTCCTCGATCTGCGGGGCCGCGGCGATCGCCGCGGTCAGCGACGCGGTGCGGGCCCGGGAACGCGACGTGGCCCACGCGGTCGCGCTGGTGACCCTGCAGGGCACCGCGCTGATCGTGCTGCTGCCCTGGGCCGCGCAGCGGCTGGGCCTGAGTGGCGAGCAGAGCGCGACCTGGGTCGGGGCGAGCATCCACGAGGTGGCCCAGGTGGCGGCGGCGGCCTCGGTCGTGGGCGGTGGTGCGATCGCGGTCGCGATGACGGTCAAGCTCGGCCGGGTGACGCTGCTGGCGCCGACCTACCTGGTCGCTGGCCGCGGCTCCGGGCCCTCGACCGGGCCCTCGACCGGGCCGGCCTCGGGGAGGCCGCCGCTGCTGCCGTGGTTCCTCGTCGGCTTCGTCGTGATGCTCGCGCTGCGTTCCAGCGGCTGGCTCCCGGGTGCCGTGGTCGGGGCGGCCGAGCCCGGCTCCACCCTCCTGCTCGCGGCGGGGATGGTCGGTCTGGGGCTCGGGCTGAGGGTCCGCGACCTGTGGCCGCTGCCCCTGCCGGCCCTCGCCCTGGCGAGCCTCTCGACGGTGGTGGCCGCTGGGACCTCGCTGGTGCTCGTCCTCGTGCTGGTGTGA
- a CDS encoding LysR family transcriptional regulator, whose protein sequence is MTPDLDLDTLRLLVAVSETGSLSAAAARRGISQPAASARVREFESRWRLAVVHRSARGSRMTTDGEAVVSWARGVLHEVDTVRASLEALTTRRRAGVVVAASLTVAESLVPRWLGELHVRRPEVQPVLRVVNSETVADTVRSGQADIGFIESAVLPDGLAHRQVGQDRLVVVVAPQHAWARRRAALSTTELRAARWVLRESGSGTRSTFDAALGQQPDVALEATSTAALAGATAAGVGPGVVSEMSVRAELELGRLVAVPTELDLARPLTCVWRGEERLHEAAGDLLAIAVEAASTGGPGAEVPRTAP, encoded by the coding sequence GTGACCCCGGACCTCGACCTCGACACGCTGCGGCTGCTGGTCGCGGTCTCCGAGACCGGCAGCCTCAGCGCCGCGGCCGCCCGCCGAGGCATCTCGCAGCCCGCGGCCAGTGCGCGGGTGCGTGAGTTCGAGAGCCGGTGGCGCCTGGCCGTCGTGCACCGCTCCGCCCGGGGATCGCGGATGACCACCGACGGCGAGGCCGTGGTGTCGTGGGCGCGCGGCGTGCTGCACGAGGTCGACACCGTGCGTGCCTCGCTCGAGGCACTCACAACCCGTCGGCGCGCCGGTGTCGTCGTGGCCGCCAGCCTGACCGTGGCCGAGTCCCTGGTGCCGCGCTGGCTCGGCGAGCTGCACGTCCGACGCCCCGAGGTGCAGCCGGTCCTGCGGGTGGTCAACAGCGAGACGGTCGCCGACACCGTGCGATCGGGGCAGGCCGACATCGGTTTCATCGAGTCCGCCGTGCTGCCGGACGGACTGGCGCACCGGCAGGTCGGCCAGGACCGGCTCGTCGTCGTGGTGGCACCGCAGCACGCCTGGGCCCGTCGACGTGCGGCCCTGTCGACCACTGAGCTGCGAGCGGCCCGCTGGGTGCTGCGCGAGAGCGGCAGCGGCACCCGCAGCACCTTCGACGCCGCGCTGGGCCAGCAGCCGGACGTCGCGCTCGAGGCGACGTCGACGGCGGCGCTCGCCGGCGCCACCGCCGCCGGGGTGGGGCCCGGCGTGGTCTCGGAGATGTCGGTGCGCGCCGAGCTCGAGCTGGGACGTCTCGTCGCCGTGCCCACCGAGCTCGACCTGGCCCGGCCCCTGACGTGCGTGTGGCGTGGCGAGGAGCGCCTGCACGAGGCGGCCGGTGACCTGCTGGCCATCGCGGTCGAGGCGGCCTCCACCGGTGGCCCGGGCGCCGAGGTGCCCCGGACCGCCCCCTAG